In Alteromonas macleodii, the sequence GAAACCCATGCTGATGGCTACAGACTACGCCTGAAGCTCGTGGGGTACAAGCGGATCACGGCAATAGTCTGTATTTTTGGGACTAATAGTTATCTATTACATATATCTATTTAAATTTATAAGGCAAAGGACGCCGTAATCATGTAGTTCCGAGGGCGCCCAGGAAAATAACGCGGCCCAGTGAAACTGGTAAAATCAGCGCGCTCAGCGTAGTCCGTATCAAATAGGTTATTCACCCGGGCATATAGCGTAATATCGTCACTCACACTGTAACTCACGCGAGCATGCACTAAATCATGCCCTTCGTACTCGTTTAGGTTTTCAGCGTCGCTAAAATAGCGTCCAACATGCTGCCACTCTAATTGAGTTTGTATCGATTTCGACACATCAAAGCTTAAGCGAGCGTTAAACTGAAGCTTGGGCGCAGTGTCGATATCATTGCCTTTGATGTCTTGCTCACCTGAAAGTTGACTGTGTTCATAAGTGTGCCTTGCGTACGTACCAGCAAAGTCTAAGCGCAGCGCCTCGCTTAGCTTTTGGTCAAAAGCTAGCTCTACTCCTCTATGCCAGGTTTTGCCGTTACTCACATTGAAAAAGTCGCTGTCGCGGTAGATAACATTGTCTTTTTGCAGGCTGTAAAGGCTTAGCGTATAGCTACCGTCAGACACCACGCCAGTTATGCCCACCTCAATATTGTCAGCGGTTACAGAATCGAGATCCGTTACAAGTTGCCCGCGCTGTAAACGATACAGTTCGGTAGCCTGAGGAGCGCGATACCCTCTTGCAACACCCCCAAACAACTGAGTTTGCTCATTTAATTGATAGCGGACCGAGAGTTTTGGGCTGAAATTATCAAAATTGTTTTCACTGTCTGCAGGTCTTGAATATCTACAGCCGCCAAACCCACACTCGGTGCCATCTTCACGTACACGACCTACGTTCATATTATTGGTGTAGTCGTATTTCATGGATTCAAAACGCCCGCCAGCAGAAATAGCCCAACGTTCTGCTTGCCAGTTAAAAGTAAAGAACGGCGCGAGTAAGCTAGCATCTACATCATAATCATAGTGTTTACCTACGGGTATGGTTTCCACCAAGAACGCAGACCCTTCGGTAACGCTGTCTTGAGATTGTGTGAGCTCACCTTCAGTATATTCAACGTCTACCCCCACATCTGCGCTTAGGCTGTCATTGATAACGTAGTTGAATTGGGACAGTACACCAAACCCTTGCTGGGCATTTGTTTCAAGAGGCTTTCCAGGCAGAAAATGCATGCGAAAACGCATATCTTGGTTGCGCACATAAGGTGTAATTGAAAGGGCGTGACCGCCATTAAAAGTGGTATCTAGTTTACTCCATAACCTGAAACTTTCTGCCTTTCGAAACGCCTCTGGGTTAGGGTTGCTTTTCGCTAATTGCGTGTCTTTGTAACTTTCAAACCCAACTATGTATCCAGCTGTTTCCTGATCTAAATGGGTATAGGTAAGGCCGCTTGTAATAACCGAGTTATCCCACTCAATTCGGTGGCGAAGCGAAACTTTTTCTTGGTCAACGCCTTCTTCATCCCTGTAGCCAGTGTCGCGAGTTACACTAGCCGCAATACCCACACCGCTACTACCGAAGTCTTTTCCTTCTTTAAGCTTAATGCGATGAAAGCCGTAGGAGCCATAATCAGCGCTTAGCAAGCCGTCGCCTTGCGTAGTATCTGGCGTGATTACGTTAATAACACCGTGAATAGCATTAGACCCATAAAGCGCTGACGCCGGGCCTTTTATTACGTCTATACGCTCAGCAAGCTCGCCATGGGCTTCAAACAACTCATTAATATTGCAAAAGCCTGCTGCTCGAAGCGGGATACCGTCTTCTGCTGCTAAAATGCCTCCGCATGCTCCTGCACCGGTTAATACAGGTGAACGAAGGGCTGGTAGATACTCTTGTCCGTTACCACGCTGTACGCCTGCCCCCGCTATATAGTTAAGCGACTCTTGAATATGCTGAAATGAAAGCAGTGAAAGGGTTTCTTCTGAGATGGACGATACCGCGTAGCCAGAAGCGTTCACACTGCCCTGTATACGAGAAGACGTAGTTTCTATCCTTTCTATTTCATTGGGTTCTTGAGCGATAGCGGCAGACGACAATAGTACCGTAGTCAGTAATGAAAGTGGAAAGCTTGGGGCAAAGCGCATTATCTATCCTTATGATGACAAATGTGTTTTAGCAATTAGGGCTAGTGTATCGTTAATTAGAGAAAGAATGGGTTAAAAACCGATAAACTATTGCAATGTTCAGACAACTAAGCCATTTATGTGATTAAACCCTTGGCGTAATCCTTGCTGCCTTTGCTATAAACTTGGCTAAAAACCTTGTAAATGCAATGAGTAGTTACCTTACTTAATGACTACACACGGCCATAAATACTGCACATACGTAGGCAGCGCGTTGTGAAAAAGTTAAGCAATTAGTTAAACACCATTGCACTAAAACAAAACCATGTTCGCTGGAGGAATCATTGGACACACTTATTCCGAGTCTTTCACAGCTTATCGAATTTGCTGTGGCCCCTGTATTTTTACTTACCGGTATTGCGGGGTTCCTAAACGTTATGTCGTCTCGGTTGGGGCGAATATCAGATAGGGTTAGAGTTGCAGAAAGACAAATTCATACCTTGTCAGACCCACATATTGTCGACCGCTCTAAAAAAGAAATAAAAGTACTGTGGCGCAGGGTTAAAGTTATAAACTGGGCAATTGGGCTTTGTGTCGCTTCAGGGCTTATGGTTTGTACAGTTATTATGGCGCTGTTTTCCGGGTCACTCTGGGTGGTCGATTTGAAAACGCCAATTATAGTGCTATTCATTTTAGCAATGATGTTTCTAATCAGTGCGCTTATTGTATTTCTGGTTGAAGTTAAACTTGCAACTAACACTATAAACTTAGTCAGAACTATCCGGTAATTTCATTATCTACCCCCTAAACTAGTTAGCGCAGAGTTGACGTTAACTAGCCCCCCAAATCGGCGACTAGAGAGCTTTTAATTTTTCTAGCCGCCTTGATTCATTCTTACGTAAGGCTTTAATTTATTTTGAAAGCACTGTTTATGTAAGTATTGAGTAAAGAGCGCAGCTAAAAACGCTCATTAACGTCTAACTGAGGTAAAATTCGCCCATTAACGTCGTTAATTTGCTACAAATATAGGCCTACAAGATTTCGGCCAATAGAAGGACTTAACTGCGCCATGAATACTAAATTACTTCGCTCTCTTCAGGTTTTTATTGCGGTGACAGATAGCGGTAGCATGAGTGTTGCAGCCCGCGAGCTACACATGACTGTTTCTGCAATTAGCCAACAGTTACGAAAGCTCGAACATGATATTGGGCTTAGCCTTTTTAACCGAAACACTCGAAGCTTAAGTCTCACTGAAGCCGGACGTATATACTACGACACCAGCAAGCAAATGCTGCAAACTGCGGAACTGGCTCAGCAGAAAATTGAAAGCCTTCAAGACGACCCTACTGGTAAAATCAACATTATCGCACCTGAAGGTTTTGGTGGCGGCTTACTAAGTGAACCATTAAAGAAGCTGTGCGAAGAATTTCCAAAAATCACAATATCATTGACTGTTACCGACGAACCTAAAGATATTATTGCTTCAAGCGCCGATCTTGTTCTTTGCTTTGCTCCCGTTTCTGACACTAATTTTAGTAGTTTAAAGCTTGCTACTTGGGAGCGAATTCTATGTGTTTCCACTGTGCATCCACTAGCTAGTGAAAACTTGTCGTCACCAGAAGAGTTAAACGGTCATGCCTACATAGTGCACAGACATATTGAAGACTATGTGATGAAGCATGAAAGCAAGGGCGAGTTTGAATTAGATTCTCAGCGAATTGATGTAAATTCAATGCAGACGTTGATTAAGCTTACCCAAGATAATCTGGGCTACGCCGTACTGCCTGAACCAGAGGTAAGACACTTACTCAAATCAGGTGAGATGAAGCAGCTTTTCACAGAATGGGAATTGCCTGACTATACCGTTTATGCGGTTACGCCGAAGCGTGATCTTATGCCTGCCAAAATCAGCGCCGCGATAACTTGCTTACAAGATTTATTCGCTCAGATTTAATGAACAACTAGTGGCAAATGAGTCGGGGAAATATGATGTCTTAGACGAGAAAGGCAGCGTAAAAACGCTGCCTTTTTTTATTGCTCTTAACTTCTTTGTTTTAGAAGCGAGTGTTCATTTGAACACTTAGGATGTGTGCTGTAGCTGACTGAGTACCAACAAATGTGGTAGTAAAATCAGCGCCTGGTACTGCATCTTCAACAATTGTTCTCTTTTTATCAATGTCCGCTTCACGACCATCAATAAATACGTACGCAAGGTCAATTGAGGTGTCTTCACTCATGGTGTAAGTCATACCACCAGAAAACCAGTGACGGTCGGTATCTGGAATACTTAGTGAGCGGTTTTCAACCGATACCACGCCGTCGTCATAAGCATAGCCCGCGCGAAGAGTAATCTCGTCGTTTAAGATGTAGGTAACACCGATAGATGCGCGCCACGAATCGTCGAAGTTTTCTTCTTTGATAAGGAAATCATCACCGCTTTCAAGATTAGCTTCAAGCTTTTGGAAAGTGCTCCAATCAGTGAAAGTTACACTACTTTGAACAGACCACTGATCGTTTAACTTCTGATCGATGGCTAGCTCCGTAATTGCAGCTAAATTCAAATCAAGGCTTCCATCTTGGTTGAGTGCTGCTCTCAAATCTGAAGATACTTCACCACTTAGCTCAAGTTTTGTCTCTGCACGATGTGAAAGAGCGATATTAGTCATTTCAGTAGGCTGCCAGAATATTCCTGCGTTCCAACCGTAACCCCAATCGTCTCCTTCTAGATTAAAAAGAGAAGCGCCTGCCGGTACAGTAGAACCCAGTGCACTGAAGGCAAATGACAGAGACTCAGAAACCCCTGAACCAATTTCAGCTTCGGCGTAGGTTGCGTTCAGTCCGAAACCAACCATAAGCTGTTCGTTTACTTTGTATGATATTGCAGGGTTGAAAGTTACACTTTTGACTTCTGCTTCATCTGCAAATGGCAAAGCTTCAAAGTCGTCTGAGTAATCAGAGCGAAGACCATAAGTAGTAAACACACCAACACCTGCGGAAAATTTTTCATTAATTGGTGTGGTATAGAAAAATCCAGGTACGAACGCAGTATCGGCAATATCATCTTCTGTTGCTGAAGTAGAGAGAGAGGCTGCATCAGTAGGAAGAGAAGTCTCACCCAACGCGTAAGTTGCGGTGCCATTAATATCTACATTTGGATCGATAAAGCTTACTGACGCACTGAATTCAGCTTCTTTAAATACACCAATTGCTGCAGGGTTAGTTGCTAAAATAGAGGCATTTTCTGGCTTGGCTGCTTGGCCTGCCATGGCACGGCCTAGGCCGTTTGCACTGTGTTCATTAACTTGGAAACCAGCTGCTAGCGCAGAAGAAGAGGCTAAGGTAGCAAGCGCTAAGCAAACTGAGGCACGTAAAGAAAACTGTTGCTTCATAAGATACTCGTTGTAATAGGGGAAAATTGCAGCAGGCATTCTACGGATATGAGTAGTTTTGTTCAATGCAAGTAAACGTTATTTACGCACTTTTATCGCATTATTTACAATTTTAGCTACAACTTCGACGCATTTATAAACAACATTGATAACGTTAAGTTAACTAAAGATCACGATATTGTTAACGCGATTATTTAACACTTTCACCAGCAACTATTGTCACCGACTGCATTTTTCGCTCAATTTTATAGGCACGAACCCATGCTGGTTGTGTTTATAACAATAAGCCCCACCCTATCTTTACAATCGGTGGGTGATCTCAGCTATGCATATTGCGTTTCAATACTAGGCAAATCATAAGGTAAATCATTAGGCACACCACCAGAAACCTTTCACATGTTACAGGAGGATACAATGTCAACATATAAAGCTATCACGCTGGTCAAGCGTCCCGAGGATGGAAAAATTGGCCCTCATCTATTCGAAACAAAAGAGTTTGAAATACCAACGCCAAAAGACGGTCAAATTCTAGTAAAGCAAACCCACATGTCTTTAGACCCTGCCATGCTAGGCTGGATGAGTGAAGACAGAGAAAGCTATATTCCTCCTGTAGAGCTTGGCGATGTTATGCGCTCTAGCGGTGTAGGCGAAG encodes:
- a CDS encoding TonB-dependent receptor; translation: MRFAPSFPLSLLTTVLLSSAAIAQEPNEIERIETTSSRIQGSVNASGYAVSSISEETLSLLSFQHIQESLNYIAGAGVQRGNGQEYLPALRSPVLTGAGACGGILAAEDGIPLRAAGFCNINELFEAHGELAERIDVIKGPASALYGSNAIHGVINVITPDTTQGDGLLSADYGSYGFHRIKLKEGKDFGSSGVGIAASVTRDTGYRDEEGVDQEKVSLRHRIEWDNSVITSGLTYTHLDQETAGYIVGFESYKDTQLAKSNPNPEAFRKAESFRLWSKLDTTFNGGHALSITPYVRNQDMRFRMHFLPGKPLETNAQQGFGVLSQFNYVINDSLSADVGVDVEYTEGELTQSQDSVTEGSAFLVETIPVGKHYDYDVDASLLAPFFTFNWQAERWAISAGGRFESMKYDYTNNMNVGRVREDGTECGFGGCRYSRPADSENNFDNFSPKLSVRYQLNEQTQLFGGVARGYRAPQATELYRLQRGQLVTDLDSVTADNIEVGITGVVSDGSYTLSLYSLQKDNVIYRDSDFFNVSNGKTWHRGVELAFDQKLSEALRLDFAGTYARHTYEHSQLSGEQDIKGNDIDTAPKLQFNARLSFDVSKSIQTQLEWQHVGRYFSDAENLNEYEGHDLVHARVSYSVSDDITLYARVNNLFDTDYAERADFTSFTGPRYFPGRPRNYMITASFAL
- a CDS encoding DUF2721 domain-containing protein is translated as MDTLIPSLSQLIEFAVAPVFLLTGIAGFLNVMSSRLGRISDRVRVAERQIHTLSDPHIVDRSKKEIKVLWRRVKVINWAIGLCVASGLMVCTVIMALFSGSLWVVDLKTPIIVLFILAMMFLISALIVFLVEVKLATNTINLVRTIR
- a CDS encoding LysR family transcriptional regulator, whose protein sequence is MNTKLLRSLQVFIAVTDSGSMSVAARELHMTVSAISQQLRKLEHDIGLSLFNRNTRSLSLTEAGRIYYDTSKQMLQTAELAQQKIESLQDDPTGKINIIAPEGFGGGLLSEPLKKLCEEFPKITISLTVTDEPKDIIASSADLVLCFAPVSDTNFSSLKLATWERILCVSTVHPLASENLSSPEELNGHAYIVHRHIEDYVMKHESKGEFELDSQRIDVNSMQTLIKLTQDNLGYAVLPEPEVRHLLKSGEMKQLFTEWELPDYTVYAVTPKRDLMPAKISAAITCLQDLFAQI
- a CDS encoding OmpP1/FadL family transporter; protein product: MKQQFSLRASVCLALATLASSSALAAGFQVNEHSANGLGRAMAGQAAKPENASILATNPAAIGVFKEAEFSASVSFIDPNVDINGTATYALGETSLPTDAASLSTSATEDDIADTAFVPGFFYTTPINEKFSAGVGVFTTYGLRSDYSDDFEALPFADEAEVKSVTFNPAISYKVNEQLMVGFGLNATYAEAEIGSGVSESLSFAFSALGSTVPAGASLFNLEGDDWGYGWNAGIFWQPTEMTNIALSHRAETKLELSGEVSSDLRAALNQDGSLDLNLAAITELAIDQKLNDQWSVQSSVTFTDWSTFQKLEANLESGDDFLIKEENFDDSWRASIGVTYILNDEITLRAGYAYDDGVVSVENRSLSIPDTDRHWFSGGMTYTMSEDTSIDLAYVFIDGREADIDKKRTIVEDAVPGADFTTTFVGTQSATAHILSVQMNTRF